One part of the Vicugna pacos chromosome 20, VicPac4, whole genome shotgun sequence genome encodes these proteins:
- the RPP21 gene encoding ribonuclease P protein subunit p21, with the protein MAGPVKDREAFQRLSFLYQAAHCVLAQEPENQALARFYCHTERTIAKRLVLRRDPSVKRTLCRGCSSLLIPGLTCTQRQRRCKGQRWTVQTCLTCQHSQRFLNDPRHLLWGDRPEAQLGSQADPKPPQPLPNTAHPVPAQLPEENIQPRAPVTSDGFTLSSQ; encoded by the exons ATGGCGGGACCGGTGAAGGACCGCGAGGCCTTCCAGAGGCTCAGCTTCCTGTACCAG GCCGCCCACTGCGTCCTCGCGCAAGAGCCCGAGAACCAGGCGCTGGCGAGGTTTTACTGCCACACGGAGAGGACCATCGCAAAGCGGCTCGTCTTGCGGAG GGACCCCTCAGTGAAGAGGACCCTCTGTCGTGGCTGCTCTTCCCTCCTCATCCCGGGCCTGACCTGCACCCAGCGCCAGAGAC GCTGCAAGGGTCAGCGCTGGACTGTACAGACCTGCCTAACATGCCAGCACAGTCAGCGGTTCCTCAACGATCCTAGGCATCTGCTCTGGGGAGACCGGCCTGAGGCTCAGCTGGGGAGCCAGGCAG ATCCCAAACCACCACAGCCCCTGCCAAACACAGCCCACCCCGTTCCAGCCCAGCTTCCTGAGGAGAACATACAGCCTCGAGCTCCAGTCACCAGTGATGGATTCACCCTATCTTCCCAAtaa
- the TRIM39 gene encoding E3 ubiquitin-protein ligase TRIM39, producing the protein MAETSLLEAGASAASTAAALENLQVEASCSVCLEYLKEPVIIECGHNFCKACITRWWEDLERDFPCPVCRKTSRYRSLRPNRQLGSMVEIAKQLQAVKRKIRDESLCPQHHEALSLFCYEDQEAVCLICAISHTHRAHTVVPLDDATQEYKEKLQKCLEPLEQKLQEITRCKSSEEKKPGELKRLVESRRQQILKEFEELHRRLDEEQQMLLSRLEEEEQDILQRLRENAAHLGDKRRDLAHLAAEVEGKCLQSGFEMLKDVKSTLEKCEKVKTMEVTSVSIELEKNFSNFPRQYFALRKILKQLIADVTLDPETAHPNLVLSEDRKSVKFVETRLRDLPDTPRRFTFYPCVLATEGFTSGRHYWEVEVGDKTHWAVGVCRDSVSRKGELTPLPETGYWRVRLWNGDKYAATTTPFTPLHIKVKPKRVGIFLDYEAGTLSFYNVTDRSHIYTFTDTFTEKLWPLFYPGIRAGRKNAAPLTIRPPTDWE; encoded by the exons ATGGCAGAGACAAGTCTGTTAGAGGCTGGGGCCTCTGCAGCCTCCACAGCTGCAGCTCTGGAGAACTTACAGGTGGAGGCAAGTTGCTCTGTGTGCCTGGAGTATCTGAAGGAGCCCGTCATCATTGAATGTGGGCACAACTTCTGCAAAGCTTGCATCACCCGCTGGTGGGAGGACCTAGAGAGGGACTTCCCTTGTCCCGTGTGTCGAAAGACTTCCCGTTACCGCAGTCTCCGGCCTAATCGACAGCTGGGCAGCATGGTGGAAATTGCCAAGCAGCTCCAGGCTGTCAAGCGGAAGATCCGAGATGAGAGCCTCTGCCCCCAGCACCATGAGGCCCTCAGCCTCTTCTGCTATGAGGACCAGGAGGCTGTCTGTCTGATATGTGCAATTTCCCACACCCACCGGGCCCATACCGTCGTGCCACTGGATGACGCCACACAGGAGTACAAG GAAAAACTACAGAAGTGCCTGGAGCCCCTGGAGCAGAAGCTACAGGAGATCACCCGCTGCAAGTCCTCTGAGGAGAAGAAACCTGGTGAGCTCAAG AGACTAGTAGAGAGTCGCCGACAGCAGATCCTAAAGGAATTTGAAGAGCTTCATCGGCGGCTGGATGAAGAGCAGCAGATGTTGCTGTCACGactggaggaggaggaacaggacATTCTACAGCGCCTCCGAGAAAATGCTGCTCACCTTGGAGACAAGCGCCGGGACCTGGCCCACTTGGCTGCCGAGGTGGAGGGCAAGTGCTTACAGTCAGGCTTCGAAATGCTTAAG GATGTCAAAAGTACCCTGGAAAA ATGTGAGAAGGTGAAGACCATGGAGGTGACTTCAGTATCCATAGAGCTGGAAAAGAACTTCAGCAATTTCCCCCGACAGTACTTTGCCCTAAGGAAAATCCTTAAACAGCTAATTG CGGACGTGACCCTGGACCCTGAGACTGCTCATCCTAACCTAGTCCTGTCCGAAGATCGGAAGAGCGTCAAGTTTGTGGAGACAAGACTCCGGGATCTCCCTGACACACCACGGCGCTTCACCTTCTACCCTTGCGTCCTGGCTACTGAGGGTTTCACCTCAGGTCGACACTactgggaggtggaggtgggcgACAAGACCCACTGGGCAGTTGGTGTGTGCCGGGACTCCGTGAGCCGAAAAGGCGAGCTGACCCCACTCCCCGAGACTGGCTACTGGCGGGTGCGGCTGTGGAATGGGGACAAGTATGCAGCCACCACCACGCCTTTTACCCCTTTGCACATCAAGGTGAAACCCAAGCGGGTGGGCATATTCCTCGACTATGAGGCCGGCACACTATCTTTTTACAACGTCACAGACCGCTCTCATATCTATACCTTCACTGATACTTTTACTGAGAAACTTTGGCCCCTCTTCTATCCAGGCATCCGGGCTGGTCGGAAGAATGCTGCACCACTTACCATCAGGCCCCCGACAGATTGGGAGTGA